One window of the Sciurus carolinensis chromosome 8, mSciCar1.2, whole genome shotgun sequence genome contains the following:
- the LOC124991546 gene encoding coiled-coil domain-containing protein 116-like, whose protein sequence is MASCRHHSGYLADDEAGHSTYIARVQPPKKSLLPEMGSASRLGRMPHPPSMDGNSAYRGHRQTAKGPQAFGSFLDFLTEGQVLDSLQTVVEEATERMASMKTEAGVPLVEVKDPIEVPSGRRQTRVRPSFSTVHRHRAQPSLCTGRPNNYPSCSSSMSDSHSSITAGCLGSHSWKSDLGTQGLGSLPPMKDKLLLEKNLKRLLRLEKKGKGLSQPCSQRDSLLWDSLDSQTSSQWTREQPLSWFSGLLGSNSGTPEASEMGPGERELFFLKREFHKEMKSLLSQPASFELPGYCSLREPHCTLDFLAKHHLFPALQTVVNQAVDKLSGARRPDGCPLFPANYDPNPALSFNLLPQDSKMVTPTGRGEPCDSLLTTASNPKIIPRKIKARRGSPPVSSAQVATKFRLKVKHTEETNVPSPSLHPRQGAPDSDPKLQKTPVSWTSSQKAQPWHGLHLTLPAPGITVELASSQSCLRGPVPPPHASFHPLSSYLLPMISPSASLCPKVTPSRVGQGALGTNLKGKGPITHHF, encoded by the exons ATGGCCAGCTGCCGCCACCACTCAGGCTACCTGGCGGACGATGAGGCTGGCCACAGCACATACATAGCTCGG GTGCAGCCACCCAAGAAGTCACTGTTGCCAGAAATGGGGTCAGCCTCCAGACTGGGTCGTATGCCCCACCCACCATCAATGGATGGCAACTCAGCATACCGGGGCCACCGCCAAACTGCTAAGGGCCCTCAGGCTTTTGGTAGCTTCCTGGATTTCCTGACTGAGGGCCAGGTGCTGGACAGCCTACAGACCGTGGTAGAGGAGGCAACAGAGCGCATGGCTTCCATGAAGACAGAGGCTGGGGTGCCACTGGTAGAGGTCAAGGACCCAATTGAGGTTCCAAGTGGTAGGCGGCAGACACGTGTGCGACCCAGCTTCAGCACTGTGCACCGACACCGTGCTCAGCCCAGCCTCTGTACTGGACGCCCCAACAATTACCCATCTTGTTCCAGCTCCATGTCTGACTCCCATAGCAGCATCACAGCTGGCTGTCTGGGCTCCCACAGCTGGAAGAGTGACCTGGGTACTCAAGGCTTAGGTTCACTGCCACCCATGAAGGACAAACTGCTACTGGAGAAAAACCTCAAGCGACTGCTGCGGTTGGAGAAGAAAGGG AAAGGACTGAGTCAGCCCTGTTCCCAGAGGGACTCCCTGCTGTGGGACTCACTGGATAGCCAGACAAGCAGCCAGTGGACCCGGGAACAGCCCTTGTCTTGGTTCTCAGGGCTACTGGGCTCCAACTCAGGAACTCCTGAAGCATCAGAGATGGGACCTGGAGAACGAGAGCTGTTTTTCCTCAAACGAGAGTTCCACAAGGAGATGAAATCTTTGCTGAGCCAGCCAGCATCCTTTGAATTGCCTGGTTACTGTTCACTCCGTGAGCCCCATTGCACCCTGGACTTCCTAGCTAAGCACCACCTTTTTCCTGCTCTGCAGACTGTGGTCAACCAGGCTGTGGACAAGCTCAGTGGTGCCCGCCGCCCAGATGGCTGCCCTCTCTTCCCTGCCAACTACGATCCCAACCCAGCATTGTCGTTTAACTTGCTGCCACAAGACTCCAAGATGGTCACACCCACTGGGAGAGGGGAACCCTGTGATTCCCTTCTCACTACAGCTTCCAACCCCAAGATAATTCCCAGAAAAATCAAGGCCAGACGGGGCTCCCCCCCAGTGTCCAGTGCCCAGGTGGCCACCAAATTCAGGCTCAAGGTGAAACACACAGAAGAGACCAATGTTCCTAGCCCCTCACTTCACCCCAGGCAGGGAGCCCCTGACTCAGATCCCAAATTACAGAAAACACCTGTGTCCTGGACCTCCAGCCAGAAAGCCCAGCCCTGGCATGGCTTGCACCTCACCCTGCCTGCACCTGGGATCACAGTAGAGTTGGCCTCTAGTCAGAGTTGCCTCAGAGGACCAGTCCCACCTCCACATGCCTCCTTCCACCCTCTTTCCTCCTACCTTCTCCCCATGATCTCCCCTTCTGCTTCACTGTGTCCGAAGGTGACCCCCTCAAGAGTGGGGCAGGGAGCCTTGGGGACAAATTTGAAGGGCAAGGGCCCCATCACCCACCATTTCTAG
- the Ydjc gene encoding LOW QUALITY PROTEIN: carbohydrate deacetylase (The sequence of the model RefSeq protein was modified relative to this genomic sequence to represent the inferred CDS: inserted 1 base in 1 codon): MAGPRVRLVVTADDFGYCPRRDEGIVEAFLAGTVTSVSLLVNGAAAESAAELARRHSIPTGLHANLSEGRPVGPARQGASSLLSREGFFLGKMGFREAVAAGDVALPQVREELEAQLSRFRELLGRAPTHVDGHQHVHVLPGVCQVFAESLQAYGVRFTRLPLERGVSGCAWLEDPARAFACTVEQDARAAVGPFSRHGLWWTDAFVGLSTCGRHMSAHRVLGALARALEGIPADHALTAELMAHPGYPSVPPAGGCGEGPDAFSCSWERLHELRVLTAPTLRAQLAQDGVQLCALDDLDSKRPQEXPCEATLEPFLEPYPTLTPDSEPSTNAP, translated from the exons ATGGCCGGTCCGCGCGTGCGGCTGGTAGTCACCGCCGACGATTTTGGTTACTGTCCGCGGCGCGATGAGGGCATCGTGGAGGCCTTCCTGGCAGGGACTGTGACCAGCGTGTCCTTGCTGGTCAACGGCGCGGCCGCGGAGAGCGCGGCGGAGCTGGCCCGCAG GCACAGCATCCCAACGGGCCTCCACGCCAACCTGTCCGAAGGTCGACCCGTAGGCCCAGCCCGCCAAGGCGCCTCGTCGCTGCTCAGCCGCGAAGGCTTCTTTCTGGGCAAGATGGGATTCCGGGAGGCGGTAGCTGCAGGAGACGTGGCTTTGCCCCAG GTGCGGGAAGAGCTAGAGGCCCAACTAAGCCGCTTCCGGGAATTGCTGGGCAGGGCCCCTACACACGTAGATGGGCATCAGCATGTGCACGTACTCCCAG GCGTGTGTCAGGTGTTTGCCGAGTCGCTGCAGGCTTATGGGGTGCGTTTCACACGACTACCGCTGGAACGTGGTGTGAGCGGTTGCGCGTGGCTGGAAGACCCAGCACGTGCCTTCGCCTGCACAGTGGAGCAAGATGCCAGGGCAGCTGTGGGCCCTTTCTCCCGTCATGGCCTATG GTGGACGGACGCCTTCGTGGGCCTGAGCACTTGCGGCCGACACATGTCTGCTCACCGCGTGCTGGGGGCGTTGGCAAGAGCCCTGGAAGGTATCCCGGCAGACCACGCCCTGACAGCCGAGCTGATGGCACACCCTGGTTACCCCAGTGTGCCTCCAGCCGGGGGCTGTGGTGAGGGCCCAGATGCTTTCTCCTGCTCTTGGGAGCGGCTGCATGAATTGCGGGTCCTCACAGCGCCCACCCTGCGGGCCCAGCTTGCCCAAGATGGTGTGCAGCTCTGCGCCCTTGACGACCTGGACTCCAAGAGACCCCAGG TCCCCTGCGAGGCCACTCTGGAACCCTTCTTGGAGCCTTACCCCACCCTAACGCCTGACAGCGAGCCAAGCACTAATGCCCCTTAG
- the LOC124991548 gene encoding coiled-coil domain-containing protein 116-like, producing MSPFPSLAATQSPSAKFTKKKPLPSISSKSSMSHLSNPWYEELINFLVEQAVSLLICKYKFENNLNKQLGFISFPVTETLMDLFLGFKKVKGSHIRLSSKIDWSCLLHKLEEDHLVQQASRQASRLGAHHPSGTSQLGASQVSASHHLGPSRHNIVPLTAQPTMQPESVTDEDQAQDQDQAMEPGPSLNTELSIQQLHSTQEPTTEEGKIPTSLSEPKLSVSSTASIDFSPLKSKEMVNIEDTNSSGEDKDKGSDEDKDKVKGSDEDKAEDEGSDEDKYDYEGSDEDKYEYEGSDEDKYEYDGSDEDEGSYEDKDEDEHYSVSESESQRFPKPGLETTINYSVDMGHSDPT from the coding sequence AtgtctccttttccctccttGGCTGCCACACAGAGCCCCAGTGCCAAGTTCACGAAGAAGAAGCCGCTACCTTCCATTTCATCCAAGTCCAGCATGTCCCATCTCTCCAACCCCTGGTACGAGGAGCTCATCAATTTCTTGGTTGAGCAGGCAGTCTCCTTGCTCATCTGCAAGTACAAGTTTGAGAACAACCTCAATAAGCAGCTTGGCTTCATCTCCTTCCCAGTCACTGAGACACTCATGGACCTTTTCCTGGGTTTCAAGAAGGTGAAGGGTTCCCATATCCGCCTGTCCTCAAAGATTGACTGGAGCTGCCTGCTGCACAAACTGGAGGAGGACCATTTGGTACAGCAGGCCTCAAGGCAGGCCTCGAGGCTGGGAGCCCACCATCCCAGTGGCACCTCCCAGCTTGGTGCTTCCCAGGTCAGTGCCTCCCACCATCTTGGCCCCTCCCGGCACAACATAGTGCCCCTCACTGCACAACCCACCATGCAACCTGAGTCAGTAACTGACGAGGACCAGGCCCAGGACCAGGACCAGGCCATGGAACCTGGCCCTTCCCTCAACACTGAGCTGTCAATCCAGCAGCTACACAGCACTCAGGAGCCTACTACAGAAGAGGGGAAGATACCCACAAGCCTATCAGAGCCCAAGCTGTCTGTGTCATCCACCGCCAGCATAGATTTCAGTCCTCTCAAGTCCAAGGAAATGGTGAACATTGAGGACACTAACAGCAGTGGCGAGGACAAGGATAAGGGCAGTGATGAGGACAAGGACAAGGTTAAGGGCAGTGATGAGGACAAGGCCGAGGATGAGGGCAGTGATGAGGACAAGTATGATTATGAGGGCAGCGATGAGGACAAGTATGAGTATGAGGGCAGTGATGAGGACAAGTATGAGTATGATGGCAGTGATGAGGATGAGGGCAGTTATGAGGACAAGGATGAGGATGAACACTACTCTGTGTCTGAGAGTGAGTCCCAGAGGTTCCCTAAGCCTGGATTGGAAACAACCATTAACTACTCTGTGGACATGGGCCACAGTGATCCCACATGA